One genomic segment of Pagrus major chromosome 13, Pma_NU_1.0 includes these proteins:
- the LOC141007342 gene encoding stromal interaction molecule 1-like isoform X3, with protein MEGVCVWLVCVCTLSVCVGAHSSLDRGDHAHLDHQHHHLVSNGNAASDLCVIDQQLCQDENSLLSFEAICSIHKQMDDDADGTVDMTETDEFLREDLKYHDSGAKHSSFHRVDLHISVEDMWTTWKSSEVYNWTVQQVEDWLLNSVELPQYAETFRKHQLDGKALPRLAVKNTTLTVTVLKILDRSHAQKLQLKALDIILFGPPPAGRQNWWKDLVLGVSILMALGGCWFAWVQTRKSRDDMGKLMKDLEGLQRAEQSLQELQEKLQKAQEEQRCVQVEKVKVEEELRSEIDSAKLEAHRLRELREGTENERSRQKYAEEELEQVRMALKKAERELESRARWAPPESLQKWLQLTHEIEVQYYNIKKQSAERQLLQAREGAEKIKKKRSSLFGTFHVAHSSSLDDVDHKILSAKQALAEVTAALREKLHRWQQIESLTGFCVVNNPGLGALAAALNLDPSFLGLRPPTPQHLILSDDLDDMDEDILSPGTLQYAAWQMDRRVSDLWPLSGIAETQSPWKHSAQSLMPLRQQMGDPRLTFSSQRDIMNRSDSDSALPLSHGESRGLYGSKAFLLSSRLHPLQGQGSGLGGGGGGGGGGGGGLEKSSSLGELRGNSAAVLASACSTRSLCITSDAIDSPLVFASSASSSPTSSGRGTGGQLTPRRSPVEEEGGEESESSVSRRRNAFNKIFKKKQGRH; from the exons atggagggtgtgtgtgtgtggctggtgtgtgtgtgcacgctgagtgtgtgtgtcggggcTCACAGTTCGCTGGACAGAGGTGACCACGCCCACCTGGACCACCAACACCATCATCTGGTTTCCAACGGCAACGCAGCCTCAG ATCTGTGTGTGATAGACCAGCAGCTCTGTCAGGATGAAAACTCCCTGCTGAGTTTCGAGGCGATCTGCAGCATCCACAAACAGATGGACGACGACGCAGACGGGACGGTGGACATGACGGAGACGGACGAG tttctCAGGGAGGATCTGAAGTATCACGACTCCGGagccaaacacagcagcttccACCGAGTCGACCTGCACATCAGCGTGGAGGACATGTGGACCACCTGGAAGAGCTCTGAAG TGTATAACTGGACggtgcagcaggtggaggactGGCTGCTCAACAGTGTGGAGCTTCCTCAGTACGCAGAAACCTTCAGGAAACACCAGCTGGATGGAAAGGCCTTAcccag GCTGGCGGTGAAGAACACCACGCTGACCGTGACCGTGTTGAAGATTTTAGACAGAAGTCACGCTCAGAAACTGCAGCTCAAAGCCCTGGACATCATCCTGTTTGGACCGCcgccag CAGGCCGACAGAACTGGTGGAAGGATCTGGTTCTGGGTGTGTCCATCCTGATGGCACTGGGCGGCTGCTGGTTCGCCTGGGTCCAGACCAGGAAGTCCAGAGACGACATGGGGAAGCTGATGAAGGACCTGGAGGGTCTGCAGAGGGCCGAGCAGagcctgcaggagctgcaggagaa GCTGCAGAAGGCTCAGGAGGAGCAGCGCTGCGTTCAGGTGGagaaggtgaaggtggaggaggagctgaggagcgAGATCGACTCGGCCAAGCTGGAGGCCCATCGGCTCCGAGAGCTTCGAGAAGGAACCGAGAACGAGAGGAGCCGGCAGAAATACGCCGAGGAGGAGCTGGAACAG GTGCGTATGGCGTTGAAGAAGGCGGAGAGGGAGCTGGAGTCGCGAGCTCGCTGGGCTCCACCGGAGTCTCTGCAGAAGTGGCTTCAGCTGACGCACGAGATCGAAGTTCAGTACTACAACATCAAGAAACAGAGTGCAGagaggcagctgctgcaggccaGAGAGGGG GCAGAGAAGATCAAGAAGAAGAGGAGCTCTCTGTTCGGGACGTTTCATGTGGCTCACAGCTCCTCGCTGGACGACGTCGACCATAAGATCCTCTCTGCCAA aCAGGCGCTGGCCGAGGTGACGGCGGCGCTGCGGGAGAAGCTCCACCGCTGGCAGCAGATCGAGTCTCTGACCGGTTTCTGCGTGGTCAATAATCCGGGTCTGGGGGCGCTGGCGGCCGCTCTCAACCTGGACCCATCCTTCCTCGGCCTGCGACCTCCGACCCCTCAGCACCTCATCCTCTCTGATGACCTCGACGACATGGACGAAGACATCCTGTCTCCTGGGACGCTGCAGT ACGCAGCGTGGCAGATGGACCGGCGAGTGAGCGACCTCTGGCCCCTGAGTGGCATCGCAGAAACCCAGTCACCATGGAAACACTCTG CTCAGAGTCTGATGCCCCTGCGACAGCAGATGGGAGACCCCAGGTTGACGTTCAGCTCTCAGAG GGACATCATGAACCGCTCAGACTCTGACTccgccctccctctctctcacggCGAATCACGAGGCCTGTACGGGTCCAAGGCCTTCCTCCTTTCATCCAGGCTCCACCCCCTGCAGGGTCAGGGCTCCGGGCTCggtggaggcggaggaggaggcggaggcggaggaggaggtctggagAAGAGCTCCAGCCTCGGGGAGCTGAGGGGCAACTCTGCTGCCGTCCTCGCCTCCGCCTGCTCCACCCGCTCCCTCTGCATCACGTCCGACGCCATCGACAGCCCGCTCGTCTTCGCGTCTTCCGCTTCGTCCAGTCCGACGAGCAGCGGTCGGGGGACGGGCGGTCAGCTCACGCCCAGGAGGAGCcctgtggaggaggaaggaggcgaGGAGAGCGAGTCGTCCGTCAGCCGGAGGAGAAACGCTTTTAATAAGATCTTTAAGAAGAAGCAGGGACGTCACTGA
- the LOC141007342 gene encoding stromal interaction molecule 1-like isoform X5 yields MEGVCVWLVCVCTLSVCVGAHSSLDRGDHAHLDHQHHHLVSNGNAASDLCVIDQQLCQDENSLLSFEAICSIHKQMDDDADGTVDMTETDEFLREDLKYHDSGAKHSSFHRVDLHISVEDMWTTWKSSEVYNWTVQQVEDWLLNSVELPQYAETFRKHQLDGKALPRLAVKNTTLTVTVLKILDRSHAQKLQLKALDIILFGPPPAGRQNWWKDLVLGVSILMALGGCWFAWVQTRKSRDDMGKLMKDLEGLQRAEQSLQELQEKLQKAQEEQRCVQVEKVKVEEELRSEIDSAKLEAHRLRELREGTENERSRQKYAEEELEQVEEIFNVRMALKKAERELESRARWAPPESLQKWLQLTHEIEVQYYNIKKQSAERQLLQAREGAEKIKKKRSSLFGTFHVAHSSSLDDVDHKILSAKQALAEVTAALREKLHRWQQIESLTGFCVVNNPGLGALAAALNLDPSFLGLRPPTPQHLILSDDLDDMDEDILSPGTLQSQSLMPLRQQMGDPRLTFSSQRDIMNRSDSDSALPLSHGESRGLYGSKAFLLSSRLHPLQGQGSGLGGGGGGGGGGGGGLEKSSSLGELRGNSAAVLASACSTRSLCITSDAIDSPLVFASSASSSPTSSGRGTGGQLTPRRSPVEEEGGEESESSVSRRRNAFNKIFKKKQGRH; encoded by the exons atggagggtgtgtgtgtgtggctggtgtgtgtgtgcacgctgagtgtgtgtgtcggggcTCACAGTTCGCTGGACAGAGGTGACCACGCCCACCTGGACCACCAACACCATCATCTGGTTTCCAACGGCAACGCAGCCTCAG ATCTGTGTGTGATAGACCAGCAGCTCTGTCAGGATGAAAACTCCCTGCTGAGTTTCGAGGCGATCTGCAGCATCCACAAACAGATGGACGACGACGCAGACGGGACGGTGGACATGACGGAGACGGACGAG tttctCAGGGAGGATCTGAAGTATCACGACTCCGGagccaaacacagcagcttccACCGAGTCGACCTGCACATCAGCGTGGAGGACATGTGGACCACCTGGAAGAGCTCTGAAG TGTATAACTGGACggtgcagcaggtggaggactGGCTGCTCAACAGTGTGGAGCTTCCTCAGTACGCAGAAACCTTCAGGAAACACCAGCTGGATGGAAAGGCCTTAcccag GCTGGCGGTGAAGAACACCACGCTGACCGTGACCGTGTTGAAGATTTTAGACAGAAGTCACGCTCAGAAACTGCAGCTCAAAGCCCTGGACATCATCCTGTTTGGACCGCcgccag CAGGCCGACAGAACTGGTGGAAGGATCTGGTTCTGGGTGTGTCCATCCTGATGGCACTGGGCGGCTGCTGGTTCGCCTGGGTCCAGACCAGGAAGTCCAGAGACGACATGGGGAAGCTGATGAAGGACCTGGAGGGTCTGCAGAGGGCCGAGCAGagcctgcaggagctgcaggagaa GCTGCAGAAGGCTCAGGAGGAGCAGCGCTGCGTTCAGGTGGagaaggtgaaggtggaggaggagctgaggagcgAGATCGACTCGGCCAAGCTGGAGGCCCATCGGCTCCGAGAGCTTCGAGAAGGAACCGAGAACGAGAGGAGCCGGCAGAAATACGCCGAGGAGGAGCTGGAACAGGTAGAGGAGATCTTCAAT GTGCGTATGGCGTTGAAGAAGGCGGAGAGGGAGCTGGAGTCGCGAGCTCGCTGGGCTCCACCGGAGTCTCTGCAGAAGTGGCTTCAGCTGACGCACGAGATCGAAGTTCAGTACTACAACATCAAGAAACAGAGTGCAGagaggcagctgctgcaggccaGAGAGGGG GCAGAGAAGATCAAGAAGAAGAGGAGCTCTCTGTTCGGGACGTTTCATGTGGCTCACAGCTCCTCGCTGGACGACGTCGACCATAAGATCCTCTCTGCCAA aCAGGCGCTGGCCGAGGTGACGGCGGCGCTGCGGGAGAAGCTCCACCGCTGGCAGCAGATCGAGTCTCTGACCGGTTTCTGCGTGGTCAATAATCCGGGTCTGGGGGCGCTGGCGGCCGCTCTCAACCTGGACCCATCCTTCCTCGGCCTGCGACCTCCGACCCCTCAGCACCTCATCCTCTCTGATGACCTCGACGACATGGACGAAGACATCCTGTCTCCTGGGACGCTGCAGT CTCAGAGTCTGATGCCCCTGCGACAGCAGATGGGAGACCCCAGGTTGACGTTCAGCTCTCAGAG GGACATCATGAACCGCTCAGACTCTGACTccgccctccctctctctcacggCGAATCACGAGGCCTGTACGGGTCCAAGGCCTTCCTCCTTTCATCCAGGCTCCACCCCCTGCAGGGTCAGGGCTCCGGGCTCggtggaggcggaggaggaggcggaggcggaggaggaggtctggagAAGAGCTCCAGCCTCGGGGAGCTGAGGGGCAACTCTGCTGCCGTCCTCGCCTCCGCCTGCTCCACCCGCTCCCTCTGCATCACGTCCGACGCCATCGACAGCCCGCTCGTCTTCGCGTCTTCCGCTTCGTCCAGTCCGACGAGCAGCGGTCGGGGGACGGGCGGTCAGCTCACGCCCAGGAGGAGCcctgtggaggaggaaggaggcgaGGAGAGCGAGTCGTCCGTCAGCCGGAGGAGAAACGCTTTTAATAAGATCTTTAAGAAGAAGCAGGGACGTCACTGA